Sequence from the Camelus dromedarius isolate mCamDro1 chromosome 12, mCamDro1.pat, whole genome shotgun sequence genome:
tatgtcttccttggagaattgcttgtttaggtcttctacccatttttggattaggttgtttggttgtttctcattaagtcatatgagctgtttgtatgttctggagatcaagcctttgttggtttcatttgcaaaaattttctcccattccgtaggttgtctttttgttttacttatggtttcctttgctgtgcagaagcttgtaagtttcattaggtcccatttgtttattcttgcttttatttctgttgcttgagtagactgttctaggagaacatttttgagatgtatgtcagataatgtcttgcctatattttcttctaggggtttattgtatcttgtcttatgtttaagtctttgatccattttgagtttatttttgtgtatggtgtaagggagtgttctagcttcattgctttacatgctgctgcccagttttcccaacaccatttgctgaagagactgtctttattccattgtatattcttgcctcctttgccgaagattagttgaccaatccttgttttcttataattatagaagaacacattttaaatgaaaagtaacaGATTGAATCCACATAGTGCCAAGACAAGAATACACAATGATATATTAGGACATAATTCTAGGAACACAGAATAGCTATACCTCCATATTACATCAAGCTTTCCTGCAAGGTACATTATATAGTCTCTTATTAAACTAATCAGATAAGTTAGTCTGTCCATTTCATGAATGAGAATACTGAGGCTGAGAAATTAAGAATGCCCCAAGTCTATAAAATTAGTTATGAaacaatttattttcagattcacCCTAATCAAAAGCCCCTACTACAGAagacttcttaaaattgttgaatgGAGAAGCTGCTTGGTCTTGAGGCAACAGGGATGAGGTCTCTGAGAAACCCTTCTTTTCCCAAAGTtcactctttcctcctcctggggACACCTACCCccaatttcctatttatttactgAGGGTAGAGTGATGTAAACAGAGTTTGGAGTCACACAGGCCTGGTTTTGAATTCAGGCCACTATTCCTGTGTGGTTTGACATGGATTGttccatatttataaaatgggtataatgaaGATTTCATAAAATCAGTCCCCTGAATCCTAGTGTCTGAACATAAGAGTTATTCAACAAATGGTAGTTtggggaaattaaaaatgaaattaaaatagctATGTTTAAATGTTGTATGCATACTCAATCTCAATAAAGAACTTTACAGCTGGAAGTTTCTTTAAGGTCCTACCATCTCATATTGACAGAAATCTGCAACCTGTGACCTGCCGAAAGCACTTTTGGGTGGACCtttgtagctcagtggtggatgAACTGAAAGCAGAATCGCTGGCTGCCTCCATGTGTTTATTACTTCACTAGGTGAGGGGAGCAAATAACTCTTCCACAGCAGGGTTTCAACTACTCTTTCCTGGTCCTCACTCCTAGTCACTGGCCACATCCACATCAATCCCCTTGAATCCTTGCTGTCTACTGGTTGCTGTTACCACTGCATGACATCAGGGGGCACTGTTCTCCCTGAAAATCATTCCACATCAATTTAACTGATAAATTTTGGGAAGAAACATTCTTTTTCCTCTAACAGCACATGGGAGAATATAAATACTAGCAAGAAAACTTCTAAGTGTATACAAAATGTAACTGTGATACACAGAAGTTGGATGAAAGTGCAGACCAGGAAAAACTTTGCAAATCCCAGATCTCTGGGTTGGTCCCACAGATTAACAAAGCCTACCAGACTTGTACCCAGAgtttaagagtgtgtgtgtgtgtgtgtgtgtgtgtgtatgagacagagagagacagattgAGAGCGAGAGGGTTGGAgtaggagaaggagagaaagattaAGAATTCCTAACAGGGATCATAAATCCAAATACCGTAGAGGAGGAAGTGATAATAAAACAAGTGGAGCAAGTGCACGCTCAGACTGTGATTAGTAGGAGCTGTGCTAACTCAAGGGGCCAGCCACTTGTCAGTGCGTTCCTGCTGAGTATTTCCATGTGGGGAAATAGAACTGGTTTTGCCATATCTTCCCATTTTGAAGATAATTTGAAGTCATCTAAATATCTTGTCCAAGCAAACCTTGCTGAAGACCGTATTTGTATtgtatagctttaaaaaaaaattaactgattaATCTATACAATGCAGaaagaagaaattctttttttaattttgaagtacaCATGAAATAATCAAAATACATGATACATAGCAAGTAATTTTCTCAAGACCCACAGCCAGGAAATGGCAAAGCTGAAACCAGAGGactgttttgttggtttttttttttttgtctgtgtccAGAGAGCTTTTCCACATATCTTGCCTCCTGGTTGACAGGACTAAGCTATCAGAGTGGATGGTTTAGAGGATATCTAATTCCTGTTGAGATCTATTTGCTCTTTCTTCCATGGGTTGGTACCAGCAAGAATACATCAGCTATCAGAATCATGGCCAAAGGGGACTTATGCTTGGCAAATCGATGAATAGTAGCCAAGGTGATGATGGACACATAGAAGATGAGCACCGCACAGATGTGGGAGACACTGGTGTTTAGGGCTTTAAGCCGTTTCCCATGGGATGCAATCCCAACTGCAGTCttgaaaataaacacataggAGACCCTAGTAAACACGCTGCCTGACATCACAGAGTGCAACAAACAGACCATAGTAAAAGTTAACTTTGTTGTCAGAGCAGGCAAGTTTCATGACATCCTGGTGGAGGCAGTAGGATTGTGATAACAGGCATTTATTACAGTATCTGAGTCTCTTTAAAgtgaaagaaaggggaagaaatagAAGAACACTTTTAATAGTAAATGCCAGCCCAATTTGCAAAACTCTGGAGCTGGTAAGGATGAAGCTGTATCTCAGGGGGTTGCAAATGGCTACAAAGCGATCAAAGGACATGATCAGGAGCACCGAGGACTCCATGTCTGTGAATCCATGGATGAGAAATTCCTGGGCGTTGCAGGCATCAGCAGAAATTCCCATGGCGTTGAACCAGAAGATCCTTAGCAtggtgggaagagaggagaaagacaagCCCAGGTCAGACAGGGTCAGCATGGAGAGAAAATAGTACATGGGCTCATGCAGGGAAGGCTCCGTCCTGATGACAAAGGATGGTGGAGTTGCCCCAGATGGCCATGAGGTACATGAGGCAGATAGGGATGGAGACCCAAACGTGCATATGCTCAAGCCCTGGAATCCTGATCAACAAGAATGGAGAGATTGCAACTTCCGAGGTATTGAGAGGAAACATCATAAATAGATCTCTTATTAAATGATGTACTGCTTGTGTGATTTTTAGAAgattaaaaagtgttaaaaagtaaaaaaaaaaaaaaggtctcttATTTATCTGCTCCTGGTAGATAAATAACATCAACAACAAACAGAAATTCTCTTAGTTATATGTACTGAGCACAACTAATTTCAATTGTCAGTTAAATTCAACATCGCTCACATTTAGGTGTCAAGAAATAATGTAATATAACTTTTtctatatgaagaaaaatatggaGTAGATTTAAACAGTTTCTTCATGATATTTATTTAAGACCTTTACAATCTTCAAGTCTGTCTTTATTCCCTGACATACCTCTAAACAACTCTACAGAAGTAATGAGGTGCTTTATTaaccttttttccctctgtttttaattttattttttaatgaatcatagttgatttagaatattagtttcagatgtacagcaaaataattcagttatatgtatacatacatatatacacatattttcagactcttttcctttatagcttattacaagaaattgagtgtagttccctgtgctatacagaaggtccttgttatttatctattttatatgtagtagtgtgtatctgttaatcccaaactcctaatttatcctttccccttttcccccttggtaaccatagtttgttttctatgtctgtgagtctttctattaacctttttttaaatcaccactTTTTGAAGTTTATGCATCACGTAAAGTAAGTTGGAATATATTGTAATCTGGAAAAGCTCTTAACATCATGAAAGTGGTCAATGGTCGTGTACTCATACAAACCACAGATGCTGTAGTAGCAGGAGTTAAAGGAAGCCTAAATCTTGTGTTATTGTTCATGGAACATGtgtgtgaaaatataaaattgatcTGCCACAGTGCTGAGTTTCCCTTTTGTCTCAGCCTTTCAAATGTGGTTAATGTTCCTTTAACGTGTAGCACATACCACAGTTGTCACTTGTAGATGCCTAAAGCACTCACATCCTTTCCATGCAATTGCTACTGGTGCTGCTCAGAATAGCTACAGTGTTTGCTCTTCTCTCCTTGTTATTGAATTTCTTTCCCATTGCTCTTGGCTTCTCTGTGTCTACCGTTAGGTTGGTGACCCATTCAGTTCTTATCTCTGGTATTCAGACGTGATCCCACTCATAACCCTGGTGTCAGCATCACTGACACCTTGGGTAACTCTGCTTTTAACAGCTTTAGACCAGAAAAGCCCCAGTGGTGCAGCTGACAATCTGCCCATGTCCTTGTCAGAGGAGTGGGAttcagatacagagaaaagggaTAGAACATTGTCCATTCTTACTCGATGAGTCCCTTCAAAACAGGTCATTTCCAAAGTTCCATGTCTGTGGCTTTTCTTGACAAGCTCCCAACCTAACTCGGCTAACTAAATAAATGACTTACTGTTAATAACATTTTTTCCCACTATGCTCATCATGCAAATACAAAGATGTATCCCCATCCCACATACAAACCCTAATCTTACCAGTAGTCAATGCTGTCCCAAATGTAGCTTGATCTCTTAGACTGGAGAACCCGTGAAACATCTTCACCTCCAGCCCTCTGAAAGGTATAGGGTTGATGTCTATAAATTGCAGACTTTTTTCTATGGAAACATAAGATCATCTTAAGGAAGGTCAATTTCAGTCTCTAGGACACCTACCAGGCTCCTGGTTGTCATATCCCAGAGCAGCAGTGGAGAGGTTTCAAATGACTCGGGTTCTGCAGTTTCTTCACTTCAGCACCCTGTTGGGAATCTGCACCCTTATTTATACTCTTATACTCTTCTCTAGCACAGGCACACCCTCCTGAGAATGAACAGACACCTGTGTCCCTGGGAATAACGACTCCACTTGCTTCATCACTGTCTGTCAGTAAGGTGCTCTCCTAAGAAAATGCAGAGTGCAGGCTCTGCCTCACAGTCATAGGTTTAACTCTTGTGACTGTCTTCCCACATGAAGTGTGGGCTATGGGGACAGCCAGTCTCAGATATTGGTAAGGCAACCCATGGCTCCAAAATTAAGTGTATGCTTTAGCAGACTTGGTGTGAGACTATCACAGACCGTATATGGAATTCTGCTCTCAGAGGTGTTTTATTTGGTCATCACAatgtccaattttatttttattgtgaatgcATTTAAGTTGTTCACAAGCTCTCAAATTTATCATAAAATCCTCTTTTTTTCATTGTCTTATATTCAGTCCTTCACCTTTATTGACAACCAAAAGCATTTGACTTTATAGAACAGAAAGCCGAGGGTTGCAAGCAGTCTGGTATCTTGGACCCTCAGGTATAGAAGAGGAAATCAGTTTTTATCCAGTTCTCAACTTTGCAAACTGGAAGTAAACAAAAGGTGTAATTCTGGTAATATGGTTATAGGAGGACATACGATTTTCAGGCAGAGAGTAGAAAATAAGATCTAGCAAAACATCTTACTCCTGAAATGGTATAACAGATATAAATGAATCAACTTTGATAAGCCAACAATGTATTCAAGTTAGTAGAATAGGGGGTATGCTGGAGGTGAGGGCTGCAGTCATCAAATTAGGTCAGGCAGAAACTTAAAGAAAAGAGACCCGTAAATTATTAATTTTGGTTTTCCACTTCTCCCCCCCAAAATGTATATTCCGTTAAATACATtggataaaataatacaaatgtctAACCTTGATGTACTTATCAGTTCAGGATCATAATGGAATTATATGGCTCAAGTTCATCTATGTTACTTCCTCCCAGCACTTTTTGACAGATGTCTGCATTATTCTGAGTTCAAAATTCATTGGTCTCCAGGTCACAAAATGGGACCAGGAGGAAAAGCAGCTGGTACTAGAAAAAAActgcttctttgtttgtttgttttttcagggaAAATAGCTATGAGAACTCTGGCCCTAGAGGGGCTTAATTTAAGTAAAGGGTCCATTTATCTAAGTAAATGTAGGTAAATTCaggtaaaaaatgaaataaaatgtattatcttCCTCCTATATTATCCTTCCAATTCACATTGCTGCCCCAGTCCctcctgtttcatttcttctttccctgaTTCCTCTTTTCCActtattgttaatattattattttagtgtAAAAGGCTATGAATTTAACAATGACAAATAGTTCTCATAAAAGAAATTGCTCTCAGCAATCTTTCTGAGCCCACTTCTGTAAACTTTATGTACTCATAACCCCAATGGCATTTGAGTGAATAAGCCCCCAAATCTTGAAACCTTTCAATGTCTCTTGCCATCCAAAAAAACTCTCATCATTTTACAAAggatatttattttgtcttgtctGAATACCTTACAAAACCAAGCCTGAATACAGTGCCTTTCAAGATAGTATTTTTCCTATGCAAGATCACTTCTCATTGTACCCAAGCCACTAAGCAGTCAGATCTCAGCAAAGCATGAGCAGGGAAATGTTATTACAGTTTGGAAGAAAATGGCTTAACCACTAAAGGCGTTACAGAATCTTACCTAATTGAATTAATGAACATTTGTAGAAGCATATTTTAAAGGTGTTAGATCTGAGACAGTAGAGGAAATGGCTGGTGGCATGAATATAAATTGACATGGAGAGGAATTTATTGACATGAGGACACTCATCCATGATTGGAGTTCACTATTATATCAAGGAAACCTGCCTGCTGTGATAATGCACTCTTGAGATGGTTGCTTGAAGCTTTAACATGATGATTGCCTATAGAAAATTAGATAGAGATGCCATATCTGGTTGGCATCATACAGAAATCTCAAGGAGGTAGACATGTTAGAATGGATGTATCATGGAGGGCCAGATAATTTATCACATGATTATTTTCtctggaaggaaagagagggCATTCCTTCACTTAAGCAACAAAGAATGCATTTGTAAGAGAGTGTCTGACATCTTTGAATAATTCAGTAGTTGCTGTTCTCTGTAGACTGGGCTTGGCAGTGAAAGCTGCTTCTATGGAAAAACTCCCTAGTAACAATGAGAATAGACGGATTTTCAGACCACATGGTAGTACTTAACAATCAGAAGTAAGGTAAGTAATTACTGTTGAGAGTAGCAAGGCTAGAATGACAATCACAGTGTCAGTGCCCATAGTGATCTGTTCCATTAGATGATAGCATTCCTGCAGATAAGCTCAGTGGACAGTGACTAGGGTGTTacttgaaatacatttaaaatagagAACTTCTGAGCGTCAGACTGACATCATCCACTCTAACTGAACAATGTGGTTCCTTAGCCTATTTAAAGATTTAAGTCACTTGACATACCCAGTGTCCATCAATTACACATGAGCCTTAGTTCCCTTGATGAAATAACCTGCAGTGCCACtgtaaatatgaaacaaaaaatatcCATGGAAATATGTCCATTTCCAAATGTGCTGGCTCACTGGGCAAAGGAGAATACTCAGAGTCTTTGAGGACTGCTGGATATAGGATATGATCTCTCACTGATAATAGGCACCCAGACATACCATCCTGCTCTTTTTTGGTTAAAGCATGAGTTTATTGAAGCAAGATTAATGGAATTCTGGAAGAAGTTTATCTCATAGTAAACCCAATGATTCTTAGCTCTGCCTGTGCTTATTCCATAGATGCCTAAGTATGTAACTGGCAATATTACATTTAGTAGCTAGGGAAAATCTCATGTTACCACATCTGTGAAATTTAAACTGTTATGATAGGAAGGGCAAAGTACAAGATcacaaaagcacaaataaataatGTGAATAGTTATTCCAGAATCCCATGGAACCTATCACTTTTATATGGATGCTTCTCCATTATTTCACATCCATAGCCTTACTGGAGGTTCCCAATAAGTTGTTAGAAGAGAAGATAAATATTCAGGCTTGGTTTCTGGCTGGATTGGTGGGCAAGTTGGTGTTAACCAAAAATAGAATATGACGTCACAACAGCCCCACACATTGTGGCCAATTCAAAGAACAGTGAAGGAAAATCCTCATAATGTACAGTACTCTTGGTTGTCAACTTTTTGTGAAAAGAGAGGCTGTCTGATGTATGTGGATATGCACGGGCTTCTGTACTTTAGTGAAAGGTTTGGATAGTTGATCAGGTATGGAACTAGCAAATTTGAAAGAGAGACAAGGAAGTCTGTAGAAGATGTACATGAAGTACATATTGAAGTGGTCATAAAGGGTGAAAATCTTTTTATCTCATACTACTACCCACCAAACAGTACTCACCCCAGTGGAGGAACTCAACAACCAAGTGGAAAGAACCAACATGTAAATATCACCCAGCCTTAGCTATACCACTGCTGGTCGCCTGGGGCACAGGTGAAGTCatcatggcagagagagagagagaaggcatgaGCAACTCCCTTTTGCCAAGGCTAATCTGGGGAAAATGTTGAGAAAACAGTGTGATCCTCACTCCTGGGATGTTAGTAACGGCATTACAAGCTTAACGTTCAGCTAAGTGCCAGATCCAGAACACTTTATATGGCCCTTTCTATTTACATTGGATATGACCCTACACATAATAAAGGGCAGAAATAACTTGGCCTACGTAAGATCCAATGTTAAATTACATTCATGTGTATTTTAGGATTCACTCTATAGTATGTATATTTCAGAAGCATGCAGAGAATTGagagttttaagaaaaaaatccaattaattaAAGTGCTTTTTGTACATCATTCAGAAAATAACAGCTGTCTTGTTAACAGAGTTTCCTACGTTAAATCTGGATTGTTATAATTGTGTACAGAGTCCGAATGAATATTTTATTCAGGTCTCGTACTACCTGCAAATATAAATAGTTTTTAActtatattatttcactttatcttgaaaacaaaattatagtttAGGTGGTATTAATATGGGCTTAACTGAAAGGGGACCTAAGCAAATATCATACAACCTATAAGTTGCAGAATCTGGACTGTTGGAGGCATATCTAGGCACTTTGGGGACAATTACCCTATTCTACCAAAGCACTCACTCATAAATGGACTTACTCTGAGATAACTAAAGATTAGATTTGGAACCTCTTCTGAATTAAGGCCTTGATAATAGCCTTTTGAATCTGCTTAGTTTTCACACTGTAGATGATAGGGTTGAGCACAGGAGGAATGAGCAAGAAGATATTGGCCATGATGGTATGGACAAATGGAGGTGCTGAATGGCCATAGCGATGGACAAGAGACAGGCTGATGAGAGGGATGTAGAAGATAGCAACAGCACTGATGTGGGATATGCAGGTGTTGAAGGCTTTCTGCCGCCCCTCTAAGGAAGCAATGCTGAGGACAGACCGGATGATCAGGACATAGGAGAGCAAGATGCAAGGACAGTCAAACCCTGTTGTGGAGAAGAGTGCAAACAGACCAAGGATGCTGTTGATTCTGTTGTCTGTGCATGAGAGTTGAATGAGATCAACATGGTAGCAGTAAGAATGTGAAAGGACCATAGAACTGCAGAAGGATAGCCGCTTGACCCAGAGCACAACTGGCAACATGACAGCAACATTCCTTATTGCCATGCTCACCCCAATCTGGGCAATCCTGGCATTGGTGAGGATGGTCGTGTATCTCAGTGGGTCACAGATGGCCACAAAACGATCAAAGGCCATGGCCAGAAGAACCCCTGACTCCATGAAAGTAAATCCATGGAGAAAGAACATCTGAGCGATGCAGGCGTTTAAGTTGATCTCTCGGGCTTCGAACCAGAAGACACCAAGGGTAGTGCAAAGTGTGCACAGGGACAAGCTCAGGTCTGTGGCTGAAAGCATAGAGAGGAAGTAATATATGGGCTCATGGAGGCTCTGTTCATGGAGGACCACCAACAGGATCATGCTGTTCCCAGCCAGGGCAATGGCATACAGGAGACAAAAAGGAATGGAGATCCAGACCTGGACTGCTCTCAGGCCTGGAATACCCGTCAAGAGGAAGGCCAGAGGCTGAGCACTGGTATTGTTGAGGACCAGCATAGTGAGGTACTGGGAAGACAGAGATATTTGAATAATTAAACTTAACACATGATGAAAATGCAGCTTGTCACTTAGACCATCTTTCTGGCACTCTGGGATTCACTAAATTACTATTGCTGATTCTCCAAGAACTTTCCTATTCTCTGAATTGTCTAGAACTGCAAGcctctttttctgtctcagtaTTTCTCATTTGTTGAGAAGGGAGGAGTCCCTGAATTGTTTCACATCAAATTTTCTTACATCTCTAGTTGTCTTTTTTGGCAACAAATACCACAATTTTAAATTATCCATTGGATTTAATTGACTTCAGAAGTCCCCAGTAGAATACCTAAACAATATGCTGATAAATCTggtttccagtattttttttgaaaataatttattgatcCTGGAATAAAGCACTGAAAAAGCAGCTCACAATTGAAATGTGAATATTATGAGGCTTTCCTGGGATATATCCAGAAGGATGTCAGGACATCCTCAAGATACACATGTCTATGTAATGACAGGGTGGTCCAAAGAATCACCCTAAGAAAAATAAGTATAGCTCTGATTTGTCAGGAGTTCCCTGTATTATTGACAAATATTTGTATGCATTACATAATTTTATCCATATTCTAACTCCTAGAGTATATATGTTTTGCATATGACAAAACCAAGACTCAACAGTTAAATAATCCCCCAAGTTTTTATAAAGATAGCAGATATTGAGAGAAACCACATATATAACAaaggtgaaggaaaagaaagaaagagagagagaaagtaagaaagaaagagagagaaagaaagaaaaaggcaaacctTGTCATTATTTTATCACATTTCAGTAAGCACTTCACTTTAATGAATAGCATCGGTTTACTGCGAAACACAAAGAACTCTAATAGCTAGCATTTCTTGAACACATATTATGTGCCAGATCCAATTATCTTCATATCCATAATCTGATCCAATAATCATAACTATCCAATTAAGTACTGCAAATATCATCCCAAATATACATACGGGGAAGCTGATGTTTAAAgtgattaagtaatttgccccaaATTGTGTAGCTATGCAGTTGAAGAGCTGAAGTTGGAATCTGCAGCTATGACCCCAGTGCCTTCATTCAGTGAGGCTGAGACATGCATAGGAGGAATCTCTACAGTCTGAGGAAGGTCCCTGGCGGTTTTCAGGTGTTTGCTTTCCGAGATACATTGTGGTCAATGTGGCATTTCTGGAGTAGAGTCCTAAGTTTTAGATGTTATTTCTGTGTGACTTGTACAGATATGAAGCTGTTTAGGTTTCTCAGGAAAGGAATCTCATCGTGAATAATCTGTTTACAAGGGGCCCAGAGAACTAGATGTTGAggatacagccactatggaaaatgacACCAAAGCAGAACTGTCAAATGCAGTTGACTCATTTTAGTGACCATCTCATTTATCCACCACTTACATATTGTGCTGATGATACTTTCCTTCTGGAAATTTTCTCTCCGTGTGTGTTATTACATGGCATAAGTTTctatcattttttcccccttcccccgGCAAAAGAACCTTAAATATGGTATCCTTCAGGTATCTGCACTTTGCCCACTctcaagccatttaaaaaaatatctcaCCCATTTTTACAGCTTCATTTTTCACCAATTTAATGATAAATTTCTAATAAATATCTGAAAACCAGCTCCAGTGTCCAGGTACCTGAAGATGGAACTTTCTTCTGAACACAGCTGTATGGATTTCTCATGATTAAATCAAATTCAATATATTGAAAACCAAATAGATCATTTTCCCCAATAattgttctttttcctaaatattctatataaagtttataatttttcacaaaaattagcCAGTTATCTAACTAAAAGCTCTGAAAGTTATCCTGTTCTTTTTTCTAATCGTCACCACTCCCAATAAATTACCAAGTCTTTTCTATTCAACCTGTAATatctctccttcttcttcctgctctatttaaacacaaaataatcCATTTTTGATCTTCATACTATATAATTTGAACAATTAAGTTAACCTACAAATAGTAATAAtttgttataaatataaaataacaaggGCTGCAAAACAGTAGCAGTAGCATTCATTTATTAAGGATCTTCTCTGTGCTAGGAAAATGTAAGTGAGAAAAACAGTCTTTCAAACTTAGTAAAAGTTTGAGAAACAGATACCAGATCCTGTGAGGCAAGGCACTGGAGTACAATGTATAGGCTGAAGAATATACatttattagaaaacaaagatataaaatattattttttatgttttcaactTAAGAtgctagaaaaatatttaaataaatgtcaaaataagcaattaataaaaaagaagcaattaataaagataaaaaagcacaaatgaaTGAGTTAACAATAAAACCAAaggtgattatttaaaaataaagtatgtgaGCTTTTTTCAAGAGAGGtcaagaaattttagaaaaagcatGATTAACTGGacaagaagtgaaaaagaaaacaaaagtatagCAAAATAAAACTTTGTATCAGAGCAGTATGCATAGTATAATTCTGTATTTGTCagtagatataaaatagataatttatAGGAAAACATTAATCACCAAACTAGCCCAGGAAAGCAAATTCAGAGTAGAAGAAATGGTAATGACAGGAAAAACTCCCACAAAaccaaacttaaagaaaaaagtagagtATTTCTATTCT
This genomic interval carries:
- the LOC105097971 gene encoding olfactory receptor 51F2 gives rise to the protein MLVLNNTSAQPLAFLLTGIPGLRAVQVWISIPFCLLYAIALAGNSMILLVVLHEQSLHEPIYYFLSMLSATDLSLSLCTLCTTLGVFWFEAREINLNACIAQMFFLHGFTFMESGVLLAMAFDRFVAICDPLRYTTILTNARIAQIGVSMAIRNVAVMLPVVLWVKRLSFCSSMVLSHSYCYHVDLIQLSCTDNRINSILGLFALFSTTGFDCPCILLSYVLIIRSVLSIASLEGRQKAFNTCISHISAVAIFYIPLISLSLVHRYGHSAPPFVHTIMANIFLLIPPVLNPIIYSVKTKQIQKAIIKALIQKRFQI